One window of the Periophthalmus magnuspinnatus isolate fPerMag1 chromosome 17, fPerMag1.2.pri, whole genome shotgun sequence genome contains the following:
- the LOC117385566 gene encoding xenotropic and polytropic retrovirus receptor 1 homolog, whose amino-acid sequence MKFTEHLAAHITPEWRKQYIQYEAFKEMLYAAQDQAPSIEVTDEDAVKRHYAKFEELFFQRCEKELAKINTFYSEKLAEAQRRFATLQNELQSSLDAQRESAVIGLRRRKTVFALSQKERCKHRNIKDLQLAFSEFYLSLILLQNYQNLNFTGFRKILKKHDKILETSRGADWRVAHVEVAPFYTCKKITQLISETEALVTTELEGGDRQKAMKRLRVPPLGAAQPAPAWTTFRVGLYCGVFLVLVVTVVITGSVLIRNNDVWPMIRIYRGGFLLIEFLFLLGINTYGWRQAGVNHVLIFELNPRNNLSHQHLFEIAGLLGVLWCVSLLSCLFSESLLVPMQVNPLALYGFFLLFLINPFKTCYYKSRFWLLKLLFRVVTAPFHRVGFADFWLADQLNSLGVVLMDLEYMICFYSFELDWKIQHGLFNEGGGDVCNSYSYGVRAVIQILPAWFRFVQCLRRYRDTKRAFPHLVNAGKYSTTFFVVTFAALYSTHKDGKPEEAQVFFYLHITCLVISSLYTLIWDLKMDWGLFDRNAGENTFLREEIVYPHKAYYYSAIVEDVLLRFSWTLTITLSTLTKINGIKDILTTILAPMEVFRRFVWNFFRLENEHLNNCGEFRAVRDISVAPLNADDQTLLEQMMDQEDGVRNRQGKKSWKRSYSMSLRRPRLASQSKTRDTKVLIDDTDDDS is encoded by the exons GCATTCAAAGAGATGCTGTATGCTGCTCAAGACCAGGCCCCGTCCATTGAAG TCACAGATGAAGATGCGGTCAAAAGGCACTACGCCAAGTTTGAAGAGTTGTTTTTTCAAAGGTGTGAGAAGGAACTGGCTAAGATCAACACCTTCTACTCGG AGAAGCTAGCCGAGGCCCAGCGGCGCTTTGCCACTTTGCAGAATGAGCTGCAATCTTCTCTGGACGCGCAGAGGGAGAGCGCTGTCATTGGGCTCCGCCGCAGAAAGACTGTGTTTGCTCTGTCCCAGAAGGAAAGGTGCAAACACAGGAACATCAAGGACCTGCAGCTGGCCTTCTCAGAGTTCTACCTCAGCCTCATCCTACTGCAGAACTACCAg AACCTGAACTTCACAGGCTTCAGGAAGATCCTAAAGAAACATGACAAGATCCTGGAGACATCCCGAGGAGCAGACTGGAGGGTGGCCCATGTGGAAGTGGCCCCTTTCTACACTTGCAAGAAGATCACACAGCTCATCTCTGAAACTGAG GCGCTGGTTACCACAGAGCTGGAAGGAGGCGACCGTCAGAAAGCCATGAAGAGGTTGAGAGTCCCTCCTCTGGGAGCGGCTCAG CCTGCTCCTGCTTGGACCACCTTCAGAGTGGGGCTGTACTGCGGGGTATTTCTTGTGTTAGTCGTTACTGTAGTTATAACGG GGTCTGTGCTGATTCGTAATAATGATGTTTGGCCCATGATCCGCATCTACAGAGGAGGCTTCCTATTGATAGAATTTCTATTTCTTTTAG GCATTAACACGTATGGCTGGAGACAGGCCGGAGTGAACCACGTGCTGATTTTTGAGCTCAACCCCAGGAACAACTTGTCACACCAGCATCTGTTTGAG ATCGCTGGTCTGCTGGGTGTGTTGTGGTGCGTGAGCCTGCTCTCCTGCCTCTTCTCTGAGAGTCTGCTGGTGCCCATGCAAGTCAACCCTCTGGCCCTCTATGGCTTCTTCCTCCTATTCCTCATCAACCCCTTCAAGACCTGCTACTACAAGTCCCGATTCTGGCTCCTCAAGCTCCTG tTTCGTGTGGTCACCGCCCCATTCCACCGCGTGGGCTTTGCAGACTTCTGGCTGGCCGATCAGCTCAACTCCCTGGGGGTCGTTCTCATGGACCTAGAGTACATGATCTGCTTCTACAGCTTTGAACTGGACTGGAAGATACAGCATGGTCTCTTTAATGAAGGAG GTGGAGATGTGTGTAACTCATACTCGTATGGCGTCCGAGCAGTGATCCAAATCCTCCCGGCCTGGTTCAGGTTTGTGCAGTGTCTGCGGCGTTACCGTGACACCAAACGGGCCTTCCCTCACCTCGTCAACGCCGGCAAATACTCCACCACCTTCTTTGTGGTCACCTTTGCCGCCCTCTACAGCACGCACAAAG ATGGAAAGCCAGAGGAGGCGCAGGTGTTCTTCTACCTGCACATCACGTGCCTCGTGATCAGCTCTTTGTACACTCTGATCTGGGACCTGAAGATGGACTGGGGCCTGTTCGATCGTAACGCAGGAGAGAACACTTTTCTGAGGGAGGAGATTGTCTACCCACACAAG GCTTATTATTACAGTGCCATAGTGGAGGATGTGCTGCTGCGCTTCTCATGGACACTGACCATCACCCTCAGCACTCTGACCAAAATAAACGGCATTAAAGACATTCTGACCACCATCTTAGCCCCAATGGAGGTCTTCAG GCGGTTTGTGTGGAACTTCTTTCGTCTGGAGAACGAGCACCTGAATAACTGTGGTGAGTTCCGGGCAGTGCGGGACATCAGTGTGGCTCCTCTGAACGCAGACGACCAGACGCTACTGGAGCAGATGATGGACCAGGAAGATGGAGTGAGGAACCGCCAGGGCAAGAAGAGCTGGAAGAGGAGCTACAGCATGAGCCTGCGCAGGCCCAGGCTCGCCTCGCA GTCTAAGACTCGTGACACCAAAGTTCTGATCGACGACACGGATGACGACTCCTGA